Within the Bradyrhizobium cosmicum genome, the region ATGAACACATCGGAACAGGATCGCTGGTCACGCGTGAAGAGCCGGCTGCGCTCGAACGTCGGCGAAGACGTCTATACGAGCTGGTTTGCCCGCATGGATCTGGAAGGCGTGCAGGAGGAGAGCGTGCGGCTCTCGGTTCCCACGCGCTTCCTGAAGAGCTGGATCCAGGCCCATTATGCCGAGCGCGTGCTGTCGTGCTGGCAGGCCGAGATGCCCGAAGTCCATCGCATCGATCTCACCGTTCGTACCGCGGTGCGCCCCGTCGCTCAGCCGAAGGAAGCGCCCGCGCCGGTCGAGACCCGCCGTGCGCCCGCCGCCGAGCTGCGCTCGACCGCGACCGCACCGGTCTCCGCCAATCATGACGCGCTCGGCGGCTCGCCGCTCGATCCGCGCCTGACCTTCGCGAGCTTCGTCGTCGGCCGCTCCAACACGCTGGCACATGCGGCGGCACGCCAGGTCGCCGAGGGCCGTCGCGGCGACCCGGTCATGTTCAACCCGCTCTACATCCATGCCGGCGTCGGCCTCGGCAAGACGCATCTGCTTCAGGCGGTGACCTGGGCCGGCAATTCCGGCAACGAGCGCAAGGTGCTGTACCTGACCGCGGAAAAATTCATGTACGGCTTCGTCGCCGCGCTGAAGACGCAGACGGCACTCGCCTTCAAGGAAGCGCTGCGCGGCATCGACGTGCTCGTCATCGACGATCTGCAGTTCCTGCAGGGCAAGTCGACGCAGGCCGAGTTCTGTCACACGCTGAACGCGCTGATCGATGCCGGCCGCCAGGTCGTGATCGCGGCCGACCGTCCGCCGTCCGACCTCGAAAGCCTTGACGATCGCGTGCGCTCGCGACTGGCCGGCGGTCTCGTGGTCGAGATGGGCTCGCTCGGCGAAGAACTGCGCCACGGCATTCTCAAGTCGCGCGTCGCGGCCGCTCGCGCCCATCATGCGACGTTCGAGGTGCCCGAGGAGGTGCTGACCTATCTGGCCCGCGCCATCACCCATAACGGCAGGGATCTGGAAGGCGCGATCAACCGCCTGCTGGCGCACTCGAAGCTCAACAACCGGCCGGTGACGCTGGAGATGGCCGAGCACGAGGTGCGCGACCTGATCCGCCCGCAGGAGCCGAAGCGGATCAAGATCGAGGACATCCAGCGCGTGGTGGCACGGCAGTATAATGTCAGCCGCTCCGACCTGTTGTCCTCGCGCCGCACCGCCAACGTGGTGCGTCCGCGCCAGGTGGCGATGTACCTCGCCAAGACGCTGACCCTGCGTTCGCTCCCCGAGATCGGCCGCCGCTTCGGCGGGCGCGACCACACCACGGTTCTGCACGCCGTGCGCAAGATCGAGGCACTGGTCTCCAAGGACACCGCCCTGTCGGACGAAGTTGAGGCGCTGAAGCGCCAGCTTCAGGAATAAACGCCTGGTGCTGTTGCCATTCTCCCGCCGCCCCGGCCATGCCTGGGCGGCGGTCTTCATTTCTGCCGGTAAATCGTGGGGAACTGCCCCGCAATCCCTTGAAACGGATGGCTTTCCGCGCCACCTTGCGCGACCCTGACGGCTTTGGTCATATCGACTGGATGCCCCGGTCTGTCGGGGTCTTTCGGTGCCGTGGCGCGCGTCCCGCCGCCCGGCTTTTCCAACACTGGGTTTTCACTGGTTTTCTTGGGGATCGGGCGAGTAGTGCAATGAAAGTTACGGTCGAGCGCGCGCAACTCCTGAAGTCGCTGGGTCATGTCCACCGCGTGGTCGAGCGCCGGAACACGATCCCGATCCTCGGCAACGTGCTGGTCCGCGCCGAGAACGCAAAACTGTCGCTGAAGGCGACCGACCTCGACCTCGAGGTGACGGAGACGCTGCCTGCGGAGACCGCGACCGCAGGCTCCACCACCGTGCCGGCGCACATGTTCTACGACATCGTGCGCAAGCTGCCTGACGGATCGCAGATCGTGCTGGAGGCCGACGGCGACCGCGCCGTGCTGGCGATCCGCGCCGGCCGCTCGCGCTTCACGCTGCAGACCCTGCCGGAGAATGACTTCCCGGATCTCGCCGCCGGCGACATGTCGCATTCGTTCAACCTCGCCGCCAAGGACGTCAAGCGGCTGATCGACCGCACCCAGTTCGCGATCTCGACGGAAGAGACGCGCTATTATCTCAACGGCATCTATCTGCACGCCGCGGGCACGCCGACGGCGGCGACCCTGCGCGGCGTGGCCACCGACGGCCACCGCCTCGCCCAGCTCGACCTGGTCCAGCCCAAGGGCGCCGACGGCATGCCGGGCGTGATCGTGCCACGCAAGACGGTCGGCGAGGTGCAGCGCCTGATCGAGGATGCCGAGGCCGAGGTCACGATCGAGCTGTCGCAGGCCAAGATCCGCTTCACCATCGGCAATGTGGTGCTGACCTCGAAGCTGATCGACGGCACCTTCCCTGATTATGGCCGCGTCATCCCGCAGGGCAACGACAAGGAGCTCGTCGTCGACAAGAAGGATTTCGAGAATGCGGTCGATCGCGTTTCCACGATCTCCAGCGAGCGCGGCCGTGCGGTGAAACTGTCGCTCTCGCCAGGCAAGCTGGTGCTGTCGGTCACCAACCCGGATTCCGGCAGCGCCACCGAAGAGCTCGAGGTCGAATACGCCTCCGACGCCCTCGATATCGGCTTCAACTCCCGCTACCTGCTCGACATCGCCGCCCAGATCGAAGGCGACGTCGCCACGCTGAGGCTCGCCGACCCCGGCTCGCCCACCCTGGTGCAGGACCGCGACGACAAGAGCGCGCTGTACGTGCTGATGCCGATGCGGGTGTGAGGCCTACCGCCTCTCCACGCATTGACTACATGCGTCGTGGCCGGGCTTGTCCCGGCCATCAACGTCTTGGGAGCCCAAGAACGTGGCACCCGGCAATGACAGAGTGACATGACCCCCTCCCGCATTCATCGCCTGACGCTGACGCATTTTCGCAATTACCGGGCGGCGGGGCTCGAGACGGCGGCTGACATGGTGGCGCTGGTCGGGCCGAACGGGGCGGGCAAGACCAATTGCATCGAGGCGATCTCGTTCCTGTCGCCGGGCCGCGGCCTGCGGCGCGCCACGCTGGAAGACGTCGCCGACAACCAGGGCGACGGCTCCTGGGCGGTCTCCGCGCAGGTCGAGGGCGCATTGGGCCTGGCCACGCTCGGCACCGGCATCGATCCGCCGCGGGCGGATAGCGCGGTCAGCCGGCGCTGCCGCATCGACCGCGAGCCGGTCAATTCGGCCACCGCCTTCGGCGACCACATCCGCATGGTGTGGCTGACGCCGGCGATGGACGGGCTGTTCATGGGCGCAGGCTCCGAACGGCGGCGCTTCTTCGATCGCCTGGTGCTCGCCATCGACAGCGAGCATTCCAGCCGCATTTCCGCGCTCGAACGCTCCCTGCGCTCGCGCAACCGCCTGCTCGAGACGCGCAATTACGACGATCATTGGTGTGACGCAATCGAGCGCGAGACCGCCGAGCTCGCGGTCGCCGTCGCCGCGACGCGTGGCCAGACCGCGGCGCGGCTGACCGGCATGCTCAATGCGCGCGCGCAGGCTTCCGCGTTTCCGTCGGCACAGATCGCGCTCGACGGCTGGATGGAGAACGCGCTGCTTCAGGAGACCGCGACGTCGGTCGAGGACCGCTACCGCCAGATCCTGCGCGACAACCGTCCGCGCGATGCGATCGCCGGCCGCACCACCGACGGCCCGCACCTCACCGACCTCCAGGTGATCTACGCACCCAAGAGCATGCCGGCGCGCGATGCCTCGACCGGCGAGCAGAAAGCGCTGCTGATCGGCCTCGTGCTGGCGCATGCGACGCTGGTCGCGGAAATGACCGGCATCGTGCCGCTGCTGCTGCTCGACGAGGTCGTTGCGCATCTCGACCCGAACCGGCGCGCCGCGCTGTTCGAGGAGCTGCGCAAGCTCGGCGCGCAGGTGTGGCTGACCGGCGCGGACCCGGCCTCCTTCGCCGAGATCGGCGCCGGAGGCGAGATCTTTGACGTCGAGAGCGGACGGGTCTCCAACCGCCGCCCTTGAACCTGCCCCATTCTCCTCACGACTAGTTGCCAGAGGCCGCGCCGACGCTGTCGCAGCCGCTGCAGTCGCGATGACAAGACGCGCGATATCCCTGGAGAGTGAGATGCGGACGATAACGCCCGGGGCGCAAGCCTCGGCACGATGGCTGGCGTTTGCGTGCGGCCTGGCACTGCTCGCGAGCTGCACGCTCGCCGCCAGCGCCGGCGCCTGGGTGCCGCATCTGTCGGCGCTGTTTTCGGCCGGGCTCACGCCGGATCCCGACGCCAGGCTGCCCGCGCCGACCCGTTACAGCTACAGAGGAATCCACACCACGGAGGCGAGCGGCTTCGAGGCGCCGCTGCGCACCAGGCTCGACGCCACCGTGCCCGCCGGGCTTGGCGACGTGCTCGCCTTCTACCGCACCGAGCTCGGCAAGCTCGGCTGGCAGGAGAAGACCGATGGCGCAGTGATCGCCGCCGATCGCGTGCAGCTCGCCTTCGCCTCCCCGCTGGGGCCGGCAGCACTGGAGCTGCACCGCAGGGACAACAGCACAATGGTCAATCTCGTGCAGAAGAATGCCGATACGGCGACCAGGGCGAACGTCATGCCCGAGCCGGGCCAGGCCAAAGTGGTGTTCAGCAATATCGGCGAGACCGAAGCGGTGCTCACGATCCACGAGCGCACCATCCGGCGCGCGGGCGGCGCCAACGCGGTGGCGCTGGATCTGCCGCCCGGTCAATACACCTACGAACTGAGCGTGCCGGGCCATGCGGTCACGACGAACATCCTCACCTTCGCCGCCGGCGACACCTGGGAGCTCACGGTCGGGCGCGGCGGCGAGGCATGGTCGCCGCTCCAGCTGTATTGAACCTCACGGGTTTCTGCCGCGACTTCTCGTTCGAGGCCGCGCCGACGATGCCGCGGCCCGCAATTGCGCGAGGGATGATGACCCGCGCGAAAATCCAGGAGCTTTGACGATGCCGATGATCCCGCGCGGGACGCAAGTCCCGGCACGCTGGCGGCTGCTTGTGTGCGGCCTCTTCCTGATGTCGAGCTGCTCGATCGCGGCAGCTGCGGACGGAGGCATCGCCGACGTCCACGCGCTGCCGCAGCTGGAGGGCGCGGTGGAAGACACCTCGCGTCCCGATCCCTACCGGGTCGAATATCGCGTGCCGACGCCGGCCGCAGTGACATTGCCCGCGGTCCGAAAACTCCTGAGCGCCGACGGATGGGTGCCC harbors:
- the dnaA gene encoding chromosomal replication initiator protein DnaA translates to MNTSEQDRWSRVKSRLRSNVGEDVYTSWFARMDLEGVQEESVRLSVPTRFLKSWIQAHYAERVLSCWQAEMPEVHRIDLTVRTAVRPVAQPKEAPAPVETRRAPAAELRSTATAPVSANHDALGGSPLDPRLTFASFVVGRSNTLAHAAARQVAEGRRGDPVMFNPLYIHAGVGLGKTHLLQAVTWAGNSGNERKVLYLTAEKFMYGFVAALKTQTALAFKEALRGIDVLVIDDLQFLQGKSTQAEFCHTLNALIDAGRQVVIAADRPPSDLESLDDRVRSRLAGGLVVEMGSLGEELRHGILKSRVAAARAHHATFEVPEEVLTYLARAITHNGRDLEGAINRLLAHSKLNNRPVTLEMAEHEVRDLIRPQEPKRIKIEDIQRVVARQYNVSRSDLLSSRRTANVVRPRQVAMYLAKTLTLRSLPEIGRRFGGRDHTTVLHAVRKIEALVSKDTALSDEVEALKRQLQE
- the dnaN gene encoding DNA polymerase III subunit beta, which translates into the protein MKVTVERAQLLKSLGHVHRVVERRNTIPILGNVLVRAENAKLSLKATDLDLEVTETLPAETATAGSTTVPAHMFYDIVRKLPDGSQIVLEADGDRAVLAIRAGRSRFTLQTLPENDFPDLAAGDMSHSFNLAAKDVKRLIDRTQFAISTEETRYYLNGIYLHAAGTPTAATLRGVATDGHRLAQLDLVQPKGADGMPGVIVPRKTVGEVQRLIEDAEAEVTIELSQAKIRFTIGNVVLTSKLIDGTFPDYGRVIPQGNDKELVVDKKDFENAVDRVSTISSERGRAVKLSLSPGKLVLSVTNPDSGSATEELEVEYASDALDIGFNSRYLLDIAAQIEGDVATLRLADPGSPTLVQDRDDKSALYVLMPMRV
- the recF gene encoding DNA replication/repair protein RecF (All proteins in this family for which functions are known are DNA-binding proteins that assist the filamentation of RecA onto DNA for the initiation of recombination or recombinational repair.), coding for MTPSRIHRLTLTHFRNYRAAGLETAADMVALVGPNGAGKTNCIEAISFLSPGRGLRRATLEDVADNQGDGSWAVSAQVEGALGLATLGTGIDPPRADSAVSRRCRIDREPVNSATAFGDHIRMVWLTPAMDGLFMGAGSERRRFFDRLVLAIDSEHSSRISALERSLRSRNRLLETRNYDDHWCDAIERETAELAVAVAATRGQTAARLTGMLNARAQASAFPSAQIALDGWMENALLQETATSVEDRYRQILRDNRPRDAIAGRTTDGPHLTDLQVIYAPKSMPARDASTGEQKALLIGLVLAHATLVAEMTGIVPLLLLDEVVAHLDPNRRAALFEELRKLGAQVWLTGADPASFAEIGAGGEIFDVESGRVSNRRP